In Bradyrhizobium sp. WD16, the genomic stretch GTACATGATGCCGTGGGTCGAATATTCCGGGAAAATCACCAGGTCCATGCCCGGCAGGCCGAGCTTCATGCCGACGACCATGTCGGCGATCTTGCGGGCGTTGTCGAGCACCTCGGCCTTGGTGTGCAGCCGCGGCATCTTGTAATTGACGACTGCGACGCCGACCGTGTCGTTGCTCGAAGAAATGTCACCGTGAAGCATTTGAACGCCTTTCCGTTCCAGTTTGGATCTACCGTCAATCGAACGGCCACGCGTGTCAGTGGCTGATCATCCAGGGCCGCGCCGTCGGGAAGCCGACGGCACCGCTCCTGCTTTTCGCGACGAGCCGTCCCGCTTTCTTGCTGCCCGTGGCGCAACAGCCGCAGCGGGGGCCGTGGTCGGCCTTGTACTGGTCGAGCGTCTTCGGCGCGTGGCGGCTGCGCTCGTTCGTGGCGTGCGCCTTGCGCCTGTCCGCAGGCATGCAGACGAACGCCGGCGCCGTGAGGATCACGCGCGGTGATTCCATCTCGCACCGCGGGCAGACCTGCGGCGCGTCGCATTCGGCCATCGGCCGCATGTCCGTGAACGGGCCGCAGGCGTCGCAGAGATATTCATAGACCGGCATTGGATTTGTCCTTGCGCAATGGCGGATGAGCGGCGAATGCAGGGCGCGAAAGCCGTCGCCGCCCCTGCCCCGTCACGCAGCACTCACTTGTCCGGCGAGATCGGCATCTGGATGTCGCCCTTGATGTGCTGCACCGGACCGGCCGAGGACGGCATGATGTCGAAATCGAAGATCTCGGTCGGCAGCCACAGCGTAGCGCAGGCGTTGGGCACGTCGACGACGCCCGAGATGTGGCCCTGGCACGGCGCGGTGCCGAGGATCGAATAGGCCTGGGCGCCGGAATAGCCGAACTTCTTCAGATACTCGATCGCGTTCAGGCAGGCCTGGCGATAGGCGATGTGAACGTCGAGGTAATGCTGCTTGCCGGCCTCGTCGACCGAGATCCCCTCGAAGATCAGGTAGTCCTTGTAGTTCGGAGTGATCGGCGACGGCTTGAACACCGGGTTCTTGATGCCGTATTTCGCCACGCCGTCCTTGATGACATCGACCTTGATATGCAGCCAGCCGGCCATCTCGATGGCGCCGCAGAAGGTGATCTCGCCGTCGCCCTGACTGAAGTGCAGATCGCCCATCGATAGTCCACCGCCCGGCACATAGACCGGGAAGTAGATTTTCGACCCGCGCGAGAGATCCTTGATGTCGCAATTGCCGCCATGCTCGCGCGGCGGCACCGTGCGCGCGCCTTCGAGGCCGATCCTGGCCTTGGCGTCGCCCTTGGCCTGGCCGGCATGTGCGGTCGGCGCGAACGGCGGATTGGCGAGTCCGGGGACACGGGTCGGATTGGACGCGATCAGTTCCGCCTCGCGTGCGTTCCAGGCCGCCAGCATCTTCGGATCGGGCAGACAACCGATCAGTCCGGGATGGATCATGCCAGCGAAATTCACGCCGGGCACGTGACGCGACAACGTATAGAGGCCCTTGATGTCCCAGATCGACTTCTGCGCCAGCGGGAAATGGTCGGTCAGGAAGCCGCCGCCATTCTGCTTCGAGAAGAAGCCGTTGAAGCCCCACAGGCTCTCCTTCAACGGACCGACATCGAGCAGGTCGACCACCAGGAGATCGCCGGGCTCGGCGCCCTTGACGCCGATTGGGCCGGACAGGAAGTGCACGATCGAGAGGTCGATGTCGCGCACGTCATCGGCGGAATCGTCGTTCTTGATGAAGCCGCCGGTCCAGTCATAGGTCTCGATGATGAAATCGTCGCCCGGACGGACCCACTCGACGATCGGGATGTCGGGATGCCAGCGGTTGTGGACCTTGTCGTTTTCATAGACCGACCTGGTGAGATCGACCTTGATCAGTGTCTCCGGCATCGAGATGCTCCCCTTGGTTGACTGGCTGAGGCTAGACTGAGAGGTATTTCGAGATCTGCGCGGCATCGACGCTGTCGCGCGGATCATCGCGCACGATCTCGCCGTTCTCGATCACGAGCACGCGGTCGGCGATGTCTAGCGCAAAGCTCATGACCTGCTCGGAGACCACGATCGACAGCCCGCGCTCGTCGCGAATGCGTCTGAGGGTCTTGGCAATGTCCTTGATGATCGACGGCTGGATGCCCTCGGTCGGCTCGTCCAGCAGCAGCACCTTCGGCCTCGTCGCGAGCGCGCGCGCGATGGCCAATTGCTGCTGCTGCCCACCGGAGAGATTGCCGCCGCGGCGGTTCTTCATCTCCAGCAGCACCGGGAACAGCTCATAGATATCGCCGGGCACTTCCGAGCCGCCGGACACCACAAGGCCGGTCTCGATATTCTCCTTCACCGTCATGGTCGAGAAGATCATGCGACCCTGCGGCACGTAGGCGAGGCCTTTGGCGACGCGATCATAGCTCGGCAGCGCGCCGAGCTCGGCGCCGTCCACCGTCACCGAGCCGCTGCTGGCCGGCACGATCCCCATCAGCGACTTCATCAGCGTCGTCTTGCCCATGCCGTTGCGGCCCATGATCGCGACGATCTCGCCCGGCGCCACCGAGACGTTGACGCCGTGCAGCACCTCGCTCTGGCCGTAGGCAACGTGGAGATCATTGATAGCCAGCATGAACAGGCTCCTTAATGGCCGAGGTAGACTTCGATCACCCTGGGATCGTTCTTGACATGCTCCATGGTGCCCTCGGAGAGGATCTGGCCCTGGTGCAGAACGGTGACCTTGTGGGCGATTTCCTCGACGAACTTCATGTCATGCTCGATGACCAGCACGGAGCGATTTCTGATGATGCGGTTGAGCAGTTCGGCGGTCTTGGCGCGCTCGCTGACGCTCATGCCGGCGACCGGCTCGTCCAGCATCAGCAGATCCGGATCCTGGATCAGCAGCATCCCGATTTCGAGCCACTGCTTCTGGCCGTGACTGAGCAGCGCCGCGCGCATGTCGAGGCGGTCCTTAAGGAAGATCATCTCCGCGACTTCGTGGACACGCTCGCGCACGGCGGCATCTCGGGTGAAGGTCAACGCACCGAAGACGGTGCGTCCGCACGGAAAGGAGATCTCGAGGTTCTCGAACACGGAGAGATCATCGTAGATCGACGGCGTCTGGAACTTGCGGCCGACGCCGGCCTTCACGATCTCGTTCTCCTTCAGCTTGGTCAGATCCTTACCGCGGAACTCGATCGAGCCCGACGTGGCTTTGGTCTTGCCGCAGATCAGGTCGAGGACCGTCGTCTTGCCCGCGCCGTTGGGACCGATGATGACGCGGATCTCGTTTTCCTCGACATAGAACGACAGATCGTTGACCGCCTTGAACCCGTCGAAGGACACCGTGAGCGCTTCGACCGACAGCAGGAACGGTTTGGGAAGTTGACCGATCAGCATGACGTCCTCCTCATTCGGCCAGCGCGCCGTCGGAGACCGATTTGTCGGTCCAGCCGGCGCCGGACTTCGGCTTGCGCGAGGCGATCAACCGATCGATCCGCGGCTGAACATAGTCCTGCCAGAGACCGGCAAGGCCGTTGGGGAAGGCGAGAACGACGGCGATGAACAATGCGCCCAGGCCGAACAGCCAGAGCTCTGGAAACGATTCGGAAAGGCTGGTCTTGGCGAAGTTGACGAGCATGGCACCATAGACAGCGCCGAGGATCGAAAGCCGGCCGCCGACCGCCGTATAGATCACCATCTCGATCGACGGCACGATTCCGACGAACGACGGCGACATGAATCCGACATTGAGCGCGAACATGGCCCCGCCGATCGCGGCGAACACCGCGGCGATGCAGAAGGCAAAGATCTTGAAATTTGCGACGCTGTAGCCGGAGAAGCGGACGCGGTCTTCCTGATCGCGCATCGCGACCAGGATGCGGCCGAGCTTCGAATGCCTGACGAACTGTGCGATGAAGATGCAGACGAACAGGCAGCCGACCTCGACGAAATAGAGGACCGTCTTGGCGTGGTCGGGACGGATGTCCCAGCCCTTGAGCGTTCGCAGGTCGGTCATGCCGTTGATGCCGCCCGTGTAGCCCTGCTGACCGACGATCAGGATGGTCAGGATCGCGGCGACCGCCTGCGTGATGATCGCGAAATAGGTGCCGCCGACGCGGCGCTTGAACATGGCGGCGCCGATGATCAGGGCAAAGATGCCCGGCACCAAGACGACGGCGACGATGGTGAAGGAAAGGCTGTGGAACGGCTTCCAGAAGAACGGCAGCGCGGTGATCTGATTCCAGTCCATGAAGTCGGGGATGCCCGGGGTCGACTGGATCTTCGTGTTCTCGACGCTGGATGCCTCGAGCTTCAAGAACATCGCCATGCAGTAGCCGCCGAGGCCGAAGAACACGCCCTGCCCCAGGGTGAGAATGCCGCCATAGCCCCAGCAGATCACCAGCCCCAGCGCGACGAAGGCGTAAGTGAGATATTTGGCGATCAGATTGAGTCTGAACACGTCGAGACAGAGCGGCAGGATCACGACGAGCAAGGTAGCGAGCACCAGGATGCCGATCAGCTCCGAACGCGTGATGAAGCGACTGTCGTTCATGGATTGATCCCCCGGCTTATTTGCGGACCTTGAGAGCGAACAGCCCCTGCGGCCGCAGCATCAGAATTCCGACCACCGCGAGCAGCGTCAGCACCTTCGCCATCGATCCCGACGTGAAGAACTCGAGCGTCGACTGCGTCTGCGAGATCGAGAATGCCGATGCGATGGTGCCGAGCAGGCTGGCAGCGCCGCCGAACACGACGACCAGGAAGGTGTCGACGATGTAGAGCTGGCCCGAGGTCGGCCCGGTCGAGCCGATCATGGTGAAGGCGCTGCCGGCGACGCCGGCGATGCCGCAGCCGAGCGCAAAGGTGTAGCGATCGACTTTCGCGGTGTTGATGCCGACGGCGCCCGCCATGACGCGGTTCTGCACGACGGCGCGCACCTGGCGGCCCCAGCGCGACCTGAACATGACGTAGGCGACCGCAATCGTGATCAGCACGGTCAGGCCCATGACGAAGACGCCGTTGATCGGAACCTCGATCGAGTCGGTGACGTGCAGCGATCCCAGCATCCACTGCGGAAGCTCGACACCGACTTCGCGCGCACCGAAGATCGAGCGATAGGCCTGCTGCAGCATCAGGCTGAGGCCCCAGGTCGCAAGCAGCGTATCGAGGGGCCGCTTATAGAGATGCCGGATCACGACCCATTCCACCACCATCCCCAGCGCGCCGGAGGCCAGGAAGGCCAGGATCATCGCGAGGAAGAAGTAGCCGCCGAACAGGCCCGGCAGATAGGACTGGAAGGCGTTCGACGTCATCCAGGTGACGTAGGCGCCGAGGATCATGAATTCGCCATGCGCCATGTTGATGACGTTCATCTGGCCGAAGATGATCGCAAGACCGAGCGCCATCAGCACATAGACGGAAAACAGGATCAGGCCGGCAAAGCCCTGCATCACGAAGATGGAGCCCAGATCACCAATCGAATAGTCGCCAAACATCGATGCTTCTCCGCCGGGATGAAGGTCCCGCGTCGCGAAACAAATCGCGACGCGGGGGCGTGACGCGTGGAGCGACGCTCCACGCCAGGGAGCTCTTGCTCGCCGGACGATCGCGGTGCGCGACGCGCTTACTGGTAGCCCTTCGGGAACGGGTCGGGCTCGACGAGATCCGCGGTCTCGTAGATCAGCTCGAACTGGCCATCGAGCCTGGCGCGGCCGACGCGGGTCTTCGACCAGAGGTGATGGTTTTCGTGGATGCGCACATAGCCTTCGGGCGCACCCTTGAATTCCACGCCCGGCGAGGCGGCTGCGATCTTGTCGACGTCGAAGCTGCCGGCCTTCTCGACCGTCAGCTTCCACAGCCACGGGCCGAGATAAGCGGCCTGCGTCACGTCGCCGATTACGGTCTTCTCGCCCCAGCTCTTCTTGAAGGCGGAGACGAAGGCCTTGTTGTTGGCGTTGTCGAGCGACTGGAAGTACTTCATGCAGGCATAGGCGCCGGCGATATTCTCGCCGCCGATGCCATCGATCTCGTCTTCGGTCACCGAGATCGTCAGCAGCGCCTGCTTGGACAGATCGATGCCGGCCGCCTTGAGCTGCTTGTAGAAGGCGACGTTCGATCCGCCGACCACGTCGGTGAAGATCACGTCGGGCTTGGTCAGCTTGATCTTGTTGATCACCGAATTGAACTGGGTGCTGCCGAGCGCGTAATACTCCTCGCCGACGACCTTGCCCTTGAGCACGTTCTCGACGTGCTTGCGCGCGATCTTGTTCGAGGTGCGCGGCCAGATGTAGTCCGAGCCGATGAAGAAGAACGACTTCGCGCCCTTTTCCTTGGCGATCCAGTTCAGGCCGGCGAGAATCTGCTGGGTGGCCTCTTGGCCGGTGTAAATGACGTTCTTGGACTGCTCGAGACCTTCATAGAAGGTCGGGTAGTAGAGCATGCCGTTGTACTGCTCCACGACCGGCAGCACCGCCTTGCGCGACGCCGAGGTCCAGCAGCCCATGATCGCCGCGACCTTGTCGTTGACGAGAAGCTTCTTGGCCTTCTCGGCGAAGGTCGGCCAGTCGCTGGCGCCGTCTTCCTGGATGAACTTGATCTTGCGCCCGAGCACGCCGCCGGCGGCGTTGATCTGCTCGATCGCGAGCTTCTCGGCCTCGATCGAGCCGGTTTCCGAGATCGCCATCGTGCCGGTGGCCGAATGCAGGATGCCGACGGTGACTTCAGTATCGGTCACCGCAAGTCCCGTGGTGTTGACCGCGGACGTTGCCAGCGCCTGCGCAAAGGAGGAACGCGGAAGCATCGTCAAGGCAGGAATAGCCGCCATTCCCATCAGCAGCTTGCGGCGGAATGCCGACTGCAAGCCGTCGTTTGTTTCGCCAGACATGAGCACCCCATCGGTTCGAGAACGCGCTTATTTGTCAGGCGAGGATTGCCCGGAATTGTGCACCCCACGGATACGCAAGATCGCGTATATTGCACCGCAAAACAGCGACGTAGGCTTCTGGTACGGGATTTGCTGACGAATTTGCCGGCGACCTGAAGGATCGGTCGCTTGCAGCGGGGAGCACGGAAGTGGCAGGGCTGCAGCGAATAGACCGCGTCAGGCGCCAGTACAATCAATGGGTCGCCAACCAGACGCTGGAAGACTACGCGCTACGCTTCACCGCCAAGAGTTCGCGGCGCTGGTCCGCCGCCCGCGTCGCCAACACCGCCCTCGGCGCGATCTCGTTTTTGGCGCTGGAAGCGATCGGCGGCACCATTACACTGAACTACGGTGCCGCCAACGCGACCGCCGCCATCCTGGTCGTCAGCGTCATCATCTTCTGCTGCGGGCTGCCGATCGCCTATTATGCCGCAAAATGCGGCATCGACATCGACCTGCTGACCCGGGGCGCCGGCTTCGGCTATATTGGCTCGACCATCACTTCCCTGATCTACGCCTCCTTCACCTTCATCTTCTTCGCGTTCGAG encodes the following:
- the urtC gene encoding urea ABC transporter permease subunit UrtC; the encoded protein is MNDSRFITRSELIGILVLATLLVVILPLCLDVFRLNLIAKYLTYAFVALGLVICWGYGGILTLGQGVFFGLGGYCMAMFLKLEASSVENTKIQSTPGIPDFMDWNQITALPFFWKPFHSLSFTIVAVVLVPGIFALIIGAAMFKRRVGGTYFAIITQAVAAILTILIVGQQGYTGGINGMTDLRTLKGWDIRPDHAKTVLYFVEVGCLFVCIFIAQFVRHSKLGRILVAMRDQEDRVRFSGYSVANFKIFAFCIAAVFAAIGGAMFALNVGFMSPSFVGIVPSIEMVIYTAVGGRLSILGAVYGAMLVNFAKTSLSESFPELWLFGLGALFIAVVLAFPNGLAGLWQDYVQPRIDRLIASRKPKSGAGWTDKSVSDGALAE
- the urtD gene encoding urea ABC transporter ATP-binding protein UrtD; translation: MLIGQLPKPFLLSVEALTVSFDGFKAVNDLSFYVEENEIRVIIGPNGAGKTTVLDLICGKTKATSGSIEFRGKDLTKLKENEIVKAGVGRKFQTPSIYDDLSVFENLEISFPCGRTVFGALTFTRDAAVRERVHEVAEMIFLKDRLDMRAALLSHGQKQWLEIGMLLIQDPDLLMLDEPVAGMSVSERAKTAELLNRIIRNRSVLVIEHDMKFVEEIAHKVTVLHQGQILSEGTMEHVKNDPRVIEVYLGH
- the urtE gene encoding urea ABC transporter ATP-binding subunit UrtE — encoded protein: MLAINDLHVAYGQSEVLHGVNVSVAPGEIVAIMGRNGMGKTTLMKSLMGIVPASSGSVTVDGAELGALPSYDRVAKGLAYVPQGRMIFSTMTVKENIETGLVVSGGSEVPGDIYELFPVLLEMKNRRGGNLSGGQQQQLAIARALATRPKVLLLDEPTEGIQPSIIKDIAKTLRRIRDERGLSIVVSEQVMSFALDIADRVLVIENGEIVRDDPRDSVDAAQISKYLSV
- the urtB gene encoding urea ABC transporter permease subunit UrtB — protein: MFGDYSIGDLGSIFVMQGFAGLILFSVYVLMALGLAIIFGQMNVINMAHGEFMILGAYVTWMTSNAFQSYLPGLFGGYFFLAMILAFLASGALGMVVEWVVIRHLYKRPLDTLLATWGLSLMLQQAYRSIFGAREVGVELPQWMLGSLHVTDSIEVPINGVFVMGLTVLITIAVAYVMFRSRWGRQVRAVVQNRVMAGAVGINTAKVDRYTFALGCGIAGVAGSAFTMIGSTGPTSGQLYIVDTFLVVVFGGAASLLGTIASAFSISQTQSTLEFFTSGSMAKVLTLLAVVGILMLRPQGLFALKVRK
- the urtA gene encoding urea ABC transporter substrate-binding protein; amino-acid sequence: MSGETNDGLQSAFRRKLLMGMAAIPALTMLPRSSFAQALATSAVNTTGLAVTDTEVTVGILHSATGTMAISETGSIEAEKLAIEQINAAGGVLGRKIKFIQEDGASDWPTFAEKAKKLLVNDKVAAIMGCWTSASRKAVLPVVEQYNGMLYYPTFYEGLEQSKNVIYTGQEATQQILAGLNWIAKEKGAKSFFFIGSDYIWPRTSNKIARKHVENVLKGKVVGEEYYALGSTQFNSVINKIKLTKPDVIFTDVVGGSNVAFYKQLKAAGIDLSKQALLTISVTEDEIDGIGGENIAGAYACMKYFQSLDNANNKAFVSAFKKSWGEKTVIGDVTQAAYLGPWLWKLTVEKAGSFDVDKIAAASPGVEFKGAPEGYVRIHENHHLWSKTRVGRARLDGQFELIYETADLVEPDPFPKGYQ
- a CDS encoding zinc ribbon domain-containing protein produces the protein MPVYEYLCDACGPFTDMRPMAECDAPQVCPRCEMESPRVILTAPAFVCMPADRRKAHATNERSRHAPKTLDQYKADHGPRCGCCATGSKKAGRLVAKSRSGAVGFPTARPWMISH
- the fmdA gene encoding formamidase, which encodes MPETLIKVDLTRSVYENDKVHNRWHPDIPIVEWVRPGDDFIIETYDWTGGFIKNDDSADDVRDIDLSIVHFLSGPIGVKGAEPGDLLVVDLLDVGPLKESLWGFNGFFSKQNGGGFLTDHFPLAQKSIWDIKGLYTLSRHVPGVNFAGMIHPGLIGCLPDPKMLAAWNAREAELIASNPTRVPGLANPPFAPTAHAGQAKGDAKARIGLEGARTVPPREHGGNCDIKDLSRGSKIYFPVYVPGGGLSMGDLHFSQGDGEITFCGAIEMAGWLHIKVDVIKDGVAKYGIKNPVFKPSPITPNYKDYLIFEGISVDEAGKQHYLDVHIAYRQACLNAIEYLKKFGYSGAQAYSILGTAPCQGHISGVVDVPNACATLWLPTEIFDFDIMPSSAGPVQHIKGDIQMPISPDK